The genomic DNA ATATATGCCTAAATTCATCGTTAAAAAGAAAACGGCGATAAAAAATAACATTCGGCTATTCATCAAATATGCCAACAACAATAATGTCACCAAAAATAAAATTGACGGTTGAGAAATAAACCCGATGATAAATAAAGCAAAAGCCAAACTTATCAAGATAGTTTCAGCTCGATCTAAGACAAATAAACGACGAATAACCAAGAAAATAACCAACGGTGTAAGACCAACTAAAAACGGAATGATCCAGCCCAGTACGAAATCTGCATGGGTAAATACGCCTGCAGTCATGACATCAAAGAGCTCCGCAAAGCTCATCACTTTTGGCAATTCATCGGCCATTTGGCTAAAACCAACCAAGATATAGCCCGCATTTTGCAAAGAAGCACAAATACTAAACAGCAAAAACGCCCAAGCAAAAGGCGAAATCTGTGCGCTGACTTTTTCGTTTTCGCCATAAACTTTTTGAGTTAAAAATGCCACTACGCAACCTAGCATAGTCAAAATGTAGAAAGGCACATAGTGGTATTCCACTTGATTAGCGTAATCGAGTCCAATGAAATAGAAATCACTAAAATAGATATGCCACATCACCAACACAGTCATGATGGTTAATGTACGCAACCAAATTTCTTTGCGTAAAAAATAAAATATCCCCACCACGACCATAAATAATAATGGCGTAGTTATCGTTAATGTACCGCTATCGTATCTATCAAATACATCAGAAAGAAAATAACCGCCCAACAAACAATAGCCCATTAAGAAGAAAATACCGATGATAATTGATATATGACTTTCCGCATCAGGATTACCAAAATGCATCCCTAAAGCAATAAATAACACGATAACGCTTAGTACCAACAAACTCATGCGCGGATCGGATACGTTTAATGCTAAGAAGATCCAAATTAGGCCGGTAACGATACCGATAAAAATGGCGAAAATAAGCAGAATAGATAACGCCCAAGAAATACTTTTCCGTTGCGGATAATGACGTTTATACCAACCATGTAATAACATGATAGCGCCGATGGTAATAATAAACAGTAATAAACCGCTTAATACGGCAAAATCGGCAGAATTCACATTAGAAAAAAGGAAAAAGCCAAAGGCAGTAATCAAGCTCACAGTGGCAGTAATTAAGTTCACAAAGTCAATGCGATACTGTTTATAAAAACAAATACACGCCAAAGATGGAAGCGCCACTTGCAAGAAAAGAATAAAGAAATAAACGCTGGAATCAACGTCATTACCTAGAAAATCTGTCAAAATCCTGACAAAAAACAGATTCACCAGCACTAAGAATACAAGGAACTTAGGCAGAAGTCGCCAGTTCCCATCATGCAATCGATGAATAAATAATTCACTTAACAGCAAGAAAATAAAATTTAAACTTACCGCGGAAAGCGCGATGTCATTCTCATAGCTGCTATCATTAAACAAAAATAAGGCAATATTGGTAGTTGCAACCAACAATAACGCTGAGGCGACATTTGGTAGTAATAATAACAACGGCAATTGGCATACTGACCAAATGGCAAATAATTCCCATGCGTTAGCCCCCGTTTGATAGGTTTGTCCCACCAAAGCAAAAACAGCGCCGATAAGAACAGAGGTGATAAAAAAGAAAGTGGCAGATAGTAGTTTTAATTTTTCTTTTTCCAATTTACGGCTTTCGCGCAGAAAAAAGCAAAAGCCCAATGCAATAGAAAATAGTAATACGGCTTGTAATCCATAAATTTTTGCAAGATCGGAAAAATAATCCAAATTGGCGGCAATTAAAGTCACAATACCGCTAGTAAGAAACCCGGCACTTAATAATAAAAAAAGTAAATTAAGATAACGAGGCCAGGATAAATTGAACAAAGATGAGGTGTTCATACTCCTTCCTTTTAATTTTTTAATTAAAAATCAAACGTATTCTGCCAATTTTTAAATTAAAAAGAAAGCAAAAGTGCGGTCACTTTTTGTGATGAATTTTGACCGCACTTTATCATTCAAAGCAAGCTAAATATTATTTAGTTGCATTGGGTTTATGGAACAAGGTGACGGCAATAAAGCCAAAACCTAAGAAACAGGAAACAATCAGCGCATAGAAACCGCCGTCCCAACCGAATAAATCCACTAATTTACCCATCACATACCCCGCACTGGCGGACCCGAGCAGATAACCGAATAATCCGGTTAATCCTGTTGCAGTGCCGGTGGCCACGCGAGGAACCAAATCGGCTGCCTGCAAGCCGATCATCATCACCGGTCCGTAAATCAGGAAACCAATTGCGACCAAACAGATATTATCGACCAACGGATTACCCGCCGGATTTTTCCAATAAACAAAAATCGCAACAAGCACACCTGTCAGGAACAACAGCATTGGCGGGGCGCGGTGACCTTTGAACACTTTATCGCTCAAATAACCACTGGTCAGCATGCCGAAAATCCCTGCATACTCATACAGGAAATATGCCCAGCTTTGTTTATCTACGGAAAAATGTTTCACTTCTTTTAAGTAGGTCGGTGCCCAGTCGATAATGCCATAACGAATGAAATATACAAATACATTGGCAATAGCAATCGCCCATAAGAATTTGTTATTTAGAATATATTTTTTGAAAATATCTGTGGATGAAAGCGTGTGGGCTGATTCAACATGTTGCACCACCTTTTCGCCTCGCCACTCATCTACCGGCGGCAAGCCTTGAGATTCTGGCGTATCACGCATTAAATAGAACATGATGAAGGCTAACACAATGGCGATTAACGCCGGCAAATAGAATAAAGATTGCCATACGCCGAATATGGATAGACCCAAAATCGCTAATGGACCAATTAACCCGCCACCTAAATTGTGAGAAACGTTCCACCAACTCCACCAAGCGCCCCGTTCGGACACTGAGAACCAGTTAGTCATCGTTTTCGCCCCAGGAGGATAACCCATGCCTTGGAACCAACCATTTAAGGCAGCAAGCACGATCATTATCGGAATGGAAGAAAGTACGCCTGGCACTAAACCAAAAATCAAGCTGACTGTAGCAGACCCCAATAAACCAATGGTAATAAAATACTTCGGATTGCTACGATCGGATACGTTCCCCATAATGAACTTACTAAAGCCGTAAGCCAGTGATAATGCGACTCCCACCGTTCCCAAATCGGCTTTGGTAAAACCATATTCGTCAATTAAGTATGGAATAGCTAAAGAAAAGTTTTTGCGGATCAAATAATAGGCCGCATAACCTATAAATACCCCGGCAAATACCTGCCAACGTAATTTCTTATACTCCGCATCAACTCGGGAAGACTCAATTCGAGATGCCGGCGGAGAGGCCCTGAGAAATGAAAACATAAAAAACTCCTTTGTTTTCGTTTAATGATGTGAATGTTCTGTTGCCAAGAAATACCTTCAATAACAACATCTTTTATAAAATATCAAAGATCCTTTTTTGGTAAAAACAATAAAAACACATGACGATTTTGAGGAAGATGGTAAAACCTTTTATGACACCTGATAAATAAAGGTATTTCTCTTACACTCAGTCAATAAAAAAACTGGTCTGACCATAAGCAAGAAAGCAACTTCACAAGATAACATAACAAGTTATATACATTTAATTTACCTCATTTAATAGGTTATTTAACTTATCTACATAAAGACTCAAAATTAGCACACAGATCACTTTTCTTTTATTTTTTACTGTAGATTTTACTAGGAATCAAATAAGCCACAACAGAATAATCTTCTAATAAAAACTTTATTTTTAGTTCAAAACTCCCTTTTTAAACAAAATTAATGATCTCAAAAAAATTTACCAATCTTTTCCTCTATTCCTCTATTATTTTTTAAAGGCTCTTCTTGTTGTTCGCATACAAACTTAACAATAGCATTGCGGTAGATATTGAAGATTCCGAAATCATTGAACAAACTTATCAACAAACACATTTATGTAACGTTCCGCAAAAAGTACCACACTTTTTTCCGCTTAAAAAAGGAGGAAATATAGGGGTATATAAGAGCAAGCATAGTAATAATTATCATTTGCAAAAATTCAATAAATAGGCTAAATTCCCCCCGTAATTTATTTATCGTCATTAACCTTCATAGGAGCATTTATGCGCAAACATTTTTCATTGCTTCCCCTCGCAATGTTAGTTGCCACCGCGGTTTATGCGGACAACTTAGAAGTCATTAACGTGGTTTCAGAAAATACCGGTGCCAAAAGTAAAACTAATGTGATTACAACTGAATCGATTAATCGCAGTACGGAAACCGAATTAAAAGGTTTATTGAAAGACGAACCGGCGATTAACTTCGGAGGTGGTCACGGAACATCACAATGGTTTACCATTCGTGGGATGGGGCAAGATCAAGTGGATGTGAAAGTGGATGATGCTTATACCGACGCCCAACTCTTCCACCACCAAGGCCGTTTCATGTTTGATCCGGCACTATTCAAGAAAGTGAGCGTGCAAAAAGGGACTGGGTCAGCCAGCGCCGGCATTGGCGCCACCAGTGGTACAATCGTGGCGGAAACTGTCAGCGCAAAAGATTTGCTGAAAGAGGAACAAGACTTTGGTTTTAAAGTTAATGCCGGTGTAAGTTCGAATAGTGGTTGGAGCAAAGGCGCCACCATTTATTCCAAAGTCGGTGCATTCGATGCTTTAATTTCCGGTAACTGGGTAAAAGAACGTGATTACAAAGCGGGTAATGGCTATAAGATCAAAAATAGTGCACTGGGTCAGCGTGGTTTATTGGCTAAAGTCGGTGTAGATCTAAACGAAGATCATCGTATTGAATTAAGCCGTCGCCAAGAACGCCATTATGGTGTCCGCGCACTACGTGAGGAGTTTGACTTTGCTCAGGACGGAAGAGAATCAGTTAATGCTCCACGCTATCGCGTCACCACTAATGATACCGGCAAGATTGAGTGGACCGGCAAAAACATTGGCTTTATCAGTACCGCAAAAGCCAATGTTTGGCGTACAGTTATTAGCCGAGAAGAACCTACCGAACGTTCCAAAATCCATTTGGTTGCCAATGGTGCAAACCTTAACTTAGATTCTCAAATCGGTGAGTCTCACTTAATCAAATATGGTGTCAATTACCGTGATCAAGAAGGCAGACCAAATTCTCTCACGGTGCAAAACGGGGTACAAATAAGAAATCAAAAGAAACGTGATGTGGGCGTTTATGCAGAAGGTATCTGGGGTCTCGGTGCATTCACCTTAACCACAGGTTTACGTTACGATCACTTCTCATTCCGAGCTATGGATGGCAGAAAATCAAACAAAGGTAATTTAAACCCAAGTTTTGGTTTAATCTATGAAGTAACGAAGGATTTAAGTTTTAGTGCCAGCTTAAACTACGCAACCCGTAGTCCTCGTTTCCGGGAAATTCTATTGTCGTCAGGAACTACCAGAGGAAACCCTGCAGTCTATTCCATTGCCGGCAATATTAAATCTGAAAAGTCACGCAATACGGAAATCGGTTTCAACTATAAATTAGCCGATAGCCTTTCATTAAACGGTAGCTATTTCTGGCAAACGATTCAGGATACTCACGCGTTCACTCAAATCAGACCGGGTTATTTTGAAATTCAAAATGCAGGTAAGTTGAGAAATAGCGGTTACGAATTAGGTGCGGCATATAAATATGAAGGTTTAACTTTACGTGCCAGTGTAGCCTATAGCAAGCCTGAATTAGATGGCAGAACCGTCGACAGTACGGTTACT from Aggregatibacter aphrophilus ATCC 33389 includes the following:
- the pgtP gene encoding phosphoglycerate transporter protein PgtP, yielding MFSFLRASPPASRIESSRVDAEYKKLRWQVFAGVFIGYAAYYLIRKNFSLAIPYLIDEYGFTKADLGTVGVALSLAYGFSKFIMGNVSDRSNPKYFITIGLLGSATVSLIFGLVPGVLSSIPIMIVLAALNGWFQGMGYPPGAKTMTNWFSVSERGAWWSWWNVSHNLGGGLIGPLAILGLSIFGVWQSLFYLPALIAIVLAFIMFYLMRDTPESQGLPPVDEWRGEKVVQHVESAHTLSSTDIFKKYILNNKFLWAIAIANVFVYFIRYGIIDWAPTYLKEVKHFSVDKQSWAYFLYEYAGIFGMLTSGYLSDKVFKGHRAPPMLLFLTGVLVAIFVYWKNPAGNPLVDNICLVAIGFLIYGPVMMIGLQAADLVPRVATGTATGLTGLFGYLLGSASAGYVMGKLVDLFGWDGGFYALIVSCFLGFGFIAVTLFHKPNATK
- a CDS encoding TonB-dependent receptor domain-containing protein, with the translated sequence MRKHFSLLPLAMLVATAVYADNLEVINVVSENTGAKSKTNVITTESINRSTETELKGLLKDEPAINFGGGHGTSQWFTIRGMGQDQVDVKVDDAYTDAQLFHHQGRFMFDPALFKKVSVQKGTGSASAGIGATSGTIVAETVSAKDLLKEEQDFGFKVNAGVSSNSGWSKGATIYSKVGAFDALISGNWVKERDYKAGNGYKIKNSALGQRGLLAKVGVDLNEDHRIELSRRQERHYGVRALREEFDFAQDGRESVNAPRYRVTTNDTGKIEWTGKNIGFISTAKANVWRTVISREEPTERSKIHLVANGANLNLDSQIGESHLIKYGVNYRDQEGRPNSLTVQNGVQIRNQKKRDVGVYAEGIWGLGAFTLTTGLRYDHFSFRAMDGRKSNKGNLNPSFGLIYEVTKDLSFSASLNYATRSPRFREILLSSGTTRGNPAVYSIAGNIKSEKSRNTEIGFNYKLADSLSLNGSYFWQTIQDTHAFTQIRPGYFEIQNAGKLRNSGYELGAAYKYEGLTLRASVAYSKPELDGRTVDSTVTAIPIGRTWTTGVAYRFEQPDVEIGWRGRFVQHTSYDTSTNNRGGGSTTTKRPGYGVNDFYVTWKPVENINVNLALNNAFNKYYRSHSQRAGVSTLPEPGRDVRLNVNYTF
- a CDS encoding GDYXXLXY domain-containing protein, which codes for MNTSSLFNLSWPRYLNLLFLLLSAGFLTSGIVTLIAANLDYFSDLAKIYGLQAVLLFSIALGFCFFLRESRKLEKEKLKLLSATFFFITSVLIGAVFALVGQTYQTGANAWELFAIWSVCQLPLLLLLPNVASALLLVATTNIALFLFNDSSYENDIALSAVSLNFIFLLLSELFIHRLHDGNWRLLPKFLVFLVLVNLFFVRILTDFLGNDVDSSVYFFILFLQVALPSLACICFYKQYRIDFVNLITATVSLITAFGFFLFSNVNSADFAVLSGLLLFIITIGAIMLLHGWYKRHYPQRKSISWALSILLIFAIFIGIVTGLIWIFLALNVSDPRMSLLVLSVIVLFIALGMHFGNPDAESHISIIIGIFFLMGYCLLGGYFLSDVFDRYDSGTLTITTPLLFMVVVGIFYFLRKEIWLRTLTIMTVLVMWHIYFSDFYFIGLDYANQVEYHYVPFYILTMLGCVVAFLTQKVYGENEKVSAQISPFAWAFLLFSICASLQNAGYILVGFSQMADELPKVMSFAELFDVMTAGVFTHADFVLGWIIPFLVGLTPLVIFLVIRRLFVLDRAETILISLAFALFIIGFISQPSILFLVTLLLLAYLMNSRMLFFIAVFFLTMNLGIYYYSLIIPLLYKALLLLLFALIFSCVAIYLLRKYKPQTQSAVGFANVSKVKPLVALAVVLLILIPLNYKVQQFEDVLATGKPVVLKIAPVDPRSLMQGDYMALSYAILNDIRANLNESEDGVTLAKEKKHPSKVYALIHQDEQGVATLCQVEDSPPNDFKDCVANVYLPVNNFKWLPELPSQEYFFAEGKGQHYAQAEYAEYRFKDGILLLARLLDKDLKAL